The proteins below are encoded in one region of Mycobacterium shinjukuense:
- a CDS encoding acyl-CoA synthetase — translation MSTLVKTNVREHSGAAVDLNLSMVTRPVERLVATAQNGLEVLRLGGLETGSVPSPSQIVESVPMYKLRRYFPPDNRPGQPPVGPPVLMVHPMMMSADMWDVTREDGAVGILHARGLDPWVIDFGSPDKVEGGMRRNLADHIVALSQAIETVKDATGQDVHIVGYSQGGMFCYQAAAYRRSKDIASVVAFGSPVDTLAALPMGIPANFGAAAANFMADHVFNRLAIPSWLARTGFQMMDPLKTAKARVDFLRQLHDREALLPREQQRRFLESEGWIAWSGPAISELLKQFIAHNRMMTGGFAISGQMVTLTDITCPILAFVGEVDDIGQPASVRGIRRAAPNTEVYECLIRTGHFGLVVGSRAAHQSWPTVAEWVQWISSGGDQPANIGPMVEQPAEHTDSGVAFSSRVAHGIGEVSEAALALARGAADAVVAANRSVRTLAIETVRTLPRLARLGQLNDHTRVSLGRIIDEQAHDAPQGEFLLFDGRVHTYEAVNRRINNVVRGLIEVGVRQGDRVGVLMETRPSALVAIAALSRLGAVAVVMRQDVDLAAQVRLGRVTEIMTDPTNLDAARHLPGQVLVLGGGESRDLHLPEDAADQGQVIDMEQIDPDAVELPAWYRPNPALARDLAFIAFSAVGGELVAKQITNYRWAVSAFGTASTAALDRKDTVYCLTPLHHESALLVSLGGAVVGGTRIGLSRGLRPDRFVSEVRQYGVTVVSYTWAMLREVVDDPNFALHGNHPVRLFIGSGMPTGLWQRVVDAFAPAHVVEFFATTDGQAVLANVSGAKIGSKGRPLPGAGRVELAAYDAEHDLILEDDRGFVQVADVNQIGVLLAQSRGPIDPTAAVKRGVFAPADTWISTEYLFRRDDDGDFWLAGRRGSEVRSTRGMVYAEPVNDALGLITGVDLAVTYGVSVRGQQLAVSAVTLRPGATITAADLTEAVAGMPVGLGPDIVHVVPEMTLSATYRPTVGTLRAAGLPRAGRQAWYFDSANHEFRRLTPAVRAELTGKRAHPNG, via the coding sequence ATGTCCACGCTGGTCAAGACCAACGTCAGGGAGCACTCAGGAGCAGCGGTGGATCTGAATTTGTCGATGGTCACACGCCCGGTCGAGCGGCTGGTGGCCACCGCCCAGAACGGTCTGGAAGTGCTGCGACTCGGGGGCCTGGAGACCGGCAGCGTCCCGTCGCCGTCTCAGATCGTCGAGAGCGTGCCGATGTACAAGCTGCGACGGTATTTCCCGCCGGACAACCGGCCGGGTCAGCCGCCGGTGGGCCCGCCGGTGCTGATGGTGCATCCGATGATGATGTCGGCGGACATGTGGGACGTCACCCGCGAGGACGGCGCGGTGGGCATCCTGCACGCCCGCGGGCTGGACCCCTGGGTCATCGATTTCGGCTCACCGGACAAGGTCGAGGGCGGCATGCGCCGCAACCTGGCCGACCACATCGTGGCGCTCAGTCAGGCCATCGAGACGGTCAAGGACGCCACCGGCCAAGATGTGCACATCGTCGGCTATTCGCAGGGCGGGATGTTCTGCTATCAGGCCGCGGCGTATCGGCGTTCGAAGGACATCGCCAGCGTGGTGGCGTTCGGTTCCCCGGTGGACACGCTGGCGGCATTGCCGATGGGCATCCCGGCGAACTTCGGCGCAGCCGCCGCCAACTTCATGGCTGATCACGTGTTCAACCGGCTGGCCATCCCAAGCTGGTTGGCGCGCACCGGTTTTCAGATGATGGACCCACTCAAAACCGCCAAGGCCCGCGTCGACTTCCTGCGTCAGCTGCACGATCGGGAAGCCTTGTTGCCGCGAGAACAGCAGCGCAGATTCCTTGAATCCGAAGGCTGGATCGCCTGGTCCGGCCCGGCGATCTCGGAACTGCTCAAGCAGTTCATCGCCCATAACCGAATGATGACCGGCGGTTTCGCCATCAGCGGCCAGATGGTGACGCTCACCGATATCACCTGCCCGATATTGGCGTTCGTCGGAGAGGTCGACGACATCGGGCAGCCGGCCTCGGTGCGCGGCATCCGGCGAGCCGCGCCCAACACCGAGGTCTACGAGTGTCTGATCCGGACAGGCCATTTCGGTCTGGTCGTGGGATCCCGAGCGGCACACCAGAGCTGGCCGACGGTGGCCGAGTGGGTGCAGTGGATCTCCAGCGGTGGCGACCAGCCCGCCAACATCGGCCCGATGGTCGAGCAGCCGGCCGAACACACCGACAGCGGTGTGGCATTCAGCTCCCGCGTCGCGCACGGCATCGGCGAGGTGTCCGAGGCGGCGCTGGCCTTGGCTCGCGGTGCCGCCGACGCCGTCGTCGCGGCCAACAGATCCGTGCGCACCCTGGCCATAGAAACCGTGCGCACGTTGCCACGCCTGGCCCGATTGGGTCAACTCAACGACCACACCCGGGTCTCTCTGGGCCGCATTATCGACGAGCAGGCCCACGACGCCCCGCAGGGCGAATTCCTGTTGTTCGACGGGCGCGTGCACACCTACGAGGCGGTGAACCGACGGATCAACAACGTCGTTCGTGGCCTGATCGAGGTCGGGGTTCGCCAGGGCGACCGGGTGGGCGTGCTGATGGAGACGCGGCCCAGCGCGCTGGTCGCGATCGCCGCGCTGTCCCGCCTGGGCGCGGTGGCCGTGGTGATGCGCCAAGACGTCGATCTGGCCGCGCAGGTTCGGCTGGGGCGGGTGACGGAAATCATGACCGACCCCACCAACCTCGATGCCGCCCGCCACCTGCCCGGACAGGTCCTGGTTCTGGGCGGCGGCGAATCGCGCGATCTGCATCTGCCGGAGGACGCCGCTGACCAGGGCCAAGTCATCGACATGGAGCAGATCGACCCGGACGCCGTCGAGCTGCCCGCCTGGTATCGGCCCAACCCGGCATTGGCCCGGGATCTGGCCTTCATCGCGTTCAGCGCGGTCGGCGGCGAGCTGGTCGCCAAGCAGATCACCAACTACCGCTGGGCGGTGTCGGCATTCGGAACGGCCTCCACGGCCGCCCTGGACCGCAAGGACACCGTGTACTGCCTGACCCCGTTGCACCACGAGTCGGCACTGCTGGTCAGCCTGGGCGGGGCGGTCGTCGGCGGAACCCGCATCGGATTGTCTCGCGGACTAAGGCCTGACCGGTTCGTCTCCGAGGTTCGGCAATACGGCGTCACCGTCGTGTCCTACACCTGGGCCATGCTGCGCGAGGTGGTCGACGATCCGAATTTCGCGCTGCACGGCAACCATCCGGTGCGGCTGTTCATCGGCTCTGGGATGCCGACCGGACTCTGGCAGCGGGTTGTCGACGCCTTCGCGCCCGCCCACGTCGTCGAGTTCTTCGCCACCACCGACGGACAGGCGGTGCTGGCCAACGTGTCCGGCGCCAAGATCGGCAGCAAGGGCCGTCCGTTACCCGGCGCCGGACGCGTCGAGCTGGCCGCCTACGACGCCGAACATGACCTGATCCTGGAAGACGACCGCGGCTTCGTCCAGGTCGCCGACGTCAACCAGATCGGGGTGCTGCTCGCCCAGTCCAGGGGCCCGATCGATCCCACCGCAGCGGTCAAGCGCGGCGTCTTCGCCCCCGCCGACACCTGGATCTCCACCGAGTACCTGTTCCGCCGCGACGACGACGGCGATTTCTGGCTTGCCGGCAGGCGCGGCTCGGAGGTCCGCAGCACGCGCGGGATGGTCTATGCCGAGCCGGTGAACGACGCGCTTGGCCTGATCACCGGCGTCGACCTCGCGGTGACCTACGGCGTCTCGGTCCGAGGTCAGCAGCTGGCGGTGTCGGCGGTGACGCTGCGGCCGGGAGCGACGATCACCGCGGCCGACCTGACCGAAGCCGTTGCGGGCATGCCGGTGGGGCTGGGGCCCGACATCGTGCATGTGGTACCGGAGATGACGCTCAGCGCGACCTACCGGCCCACCGTCGGCACCCTGCGGGCCGCCGGACTCCCCAGGGCGGGGCGGCAGGCATGGTATTTCGACTCCGCCAACCACGAGTTCCGGCGGTTGACCCCGGCGGTCCGCGCCGAGCTGACCGGAAAGCGCGCCCACCCCAATGGTTGA
- a CDS encoding HNH endonuclease signature motif containing protein encodes MFDAMGPGSRAEVIAHFDELFERCYPSTTAQSAELVAGICAFTRVENRAAAAQLVAIGELFCYRLSRCSDTEDWAVDTMEAVAAEVGAALRISQSLAASRLRYARAMRERLPKVAEVFKAGDIDFPMFATLVYRTDLITDPDVLAAVDAELAAKVGRWPSMSRGRLGGLVDRIVARADADAVRRRTKNQADREIWIGHSHDGLCEIGGALFTPDARALDTRLSALAATVCAHDPRSRQQRRADALGALAAGANRLGCRCGRRDCAAGTQPAASPVVIHVIAEQATIDGSSATPASQVGADGLIPAELVADLAKSAKLVALVHPADAAPEPGYVPSKTLADFVRCRDLTCRWPGCDRPAVNCDVDHTIPHAQGGPTHASNLKSLCRTHHLVKTFWGWREQQLPDGTLIFTSPSGQTYVTTPGSALLFPSLCRSTGGFPAPEADLAHDYCADRTAMMPRRRRTRAQDRAQRVATERRQNHNARAHARTTAQPQRQANIGPAPPEADDDPPPF; translated from the coding sequence ATGTTCGACGCAATGGGTCCGGGGTCGCGGGCGGAGGTGATCGCCCACTTCGATGAGCTCTTCGAGCGGTGCTATCCGTCGACCACGGCGCAGTCCGCGGAGCTGGTGGCGGGAATCTGTGCGTTCACCCGGGTGGAGAACCGGGCCGCGGCCGCGCAGCTGGTCGCCATCGGGGAGTTGTTTTGCTACCGGCTCTCGCGCTGCTCGGACACCGAGGACTGGGCGGTCGACACCATGGAGGCGGTGGCCGCGGAGGTGGGCGCGGCGTTGCGGATCAGCCAATCGCTGGCGGCCAGCCGGCTACGCTATGCCCGGGCCATGCGCGAGCGGCTGCCGAAGGTGGCCGAGGTGTTCAAGGCCGGTGATATCGACTTTCCGATGTTTGCCACGCTGGTGTATCGCACCGATTTGATCACCGACCCCGATGTGCTGGCAGCCGTGGACGCCGAGCTGGCCGCCAAAGTGGGACGCTGGCCGTCGATGAGCCGGGGCCGGCTGGGCGGGCTGGTCGATCGGATCGTGGCGCGCGCCGATGCGGATGCGGTGCGCCGACGCACGAAGAATCAGGCCGACCGCGAGATCTGGATCGGGCACAGCCACGACGGCCTCTGCGAGATCGGCGGCGCCCTGTTCACCCCCGATGCCCGCGCGCTCGACACGCGGCTGAGCGCACTGGCGGCCACGGTGTGTGCCCACGATCCGCGCAGCCGCCAGCAGCGCCGCGCCGACGCGCTCGGGGCGTTGGCGGCCGGGGCTAATCGGCTGGGGTGTCGCTGCGGGCGCCGCGACTGCGCGGCCGGCACCCAGCCCGCGGCATCGCCGGTGGTGATCCATGTGATCGCCGAGCAGGCCACCATCGACGGCAGCAGCGCCACACCGGCATCCCAGGTGGGTGCCGATGGGCTCATCCCCGCCGAGCTGGTGGCCGACCTGGCCAAATCGGCCAAGCTGGTGGCGCTGGTCCACCCCGCCGACGCCGCGCCCGAGCCGGGGTACGTGCCCTCCAAGACGCTGGCCGACTTCGTACGCTGCCGGGATCTGACGTGCCGCTGGCCCGGCTGCGACCGACCCGCGGTCAATTGCGACGTGGATCATACGATCCCGCATGCCCAGGGCGGGCCCACGCATGCGTCGAATCTGAAATCCCTTTGCAGAACCCATCATTTGGTCAAGACCTTCTGGGGCTGGCGGGAACAACAGCTACCCGACGGGACACTGATTTTCACCTCGCCGTCCGGGCAGACGTATGTCACCACCCCGGGCAGCGCGCTGCTGTTCCCCAGCCTGTGCCGCTCCACCGGCGGTTTCCCGGCACCCGAAGCCGACCTGGCGCACGACTACTGCGCCGACCGGACCGCGATGATGCCCAGGCGGCGCCGCACCCGCGCCCAAGACCGCGCCCAGCGGGTGGCCACCGAACGCCGGCAAAACCACAACGCCCGCGCCCATGCCCGCACCACCGCGCAGCCGCAGCGTCAGGCCAACATTGGCCCTGCCCCACCCGAGGCAGACGACGATCCGCCGCCGTTCTGA
- a CDS encoding class I SAM-dependent methyltransferase, whose amino-acid sequence MKALPVWRRWIGSALPHIRGPRVLEVSFGTGWLLTRYAGNFEAHGVDLNERMVAISRRNLRRAGVTADLRQANVEALPYPDGHFDTVVNTMAFSGYPNGRQAMSELRRVLRPGGRLVLIDVGYPHDGSRLGRALVGVWKRSGDVIRDMSSLFESFGFDVYHEQVGGFGSVHLHVATKQGN is encoded by the coding sequence GTGAAGGCACTGCCAGTGTGGCGGCGCTGGATCGGTTCGGCCCTTCCGCACATCCGGGGCCCGCGTGTCCTCGAGGTCTCGTTCGGCACCGGCTGGTTGCTAACGCGCTATGCCGGCAACTTCGAAGCCCACGGCGTGGACCTCAACGAGCGCATGGTGGCGATTTCGCGGCGCAATCTGCGACGGGCGGGCGTGACCGCCGATTTGCGGCAAGCCAACGTCGAGGCGCTTCCTTATCCCGACGGCCACTTCGACACCGTCGTCAACACCATGGCCTTCAGTGGCTACCCCAACGGTCGGCAAGCGATGTCCGAACTGCGCCGCGTGCTGCGCCCAGGTGGGCGGCTGGTGTTGATCGACGTTGGCTACCCGCACGATGGGAGCCGGCTGGGCCGCGCGCTGGTCGGCGTCTGGAAGCGGTCCGGTGATGTGATCCGTGACATGTCATCACTGTTCGAGAGCTTCGGGTTCGATGTCTACCACGAGCAAGTCGGGGGTTTTGGCAGCGTGCATCTCCACGTCGCGACCAAACAGGGTAACTAG
- a CDS encoding Rv1681 family radical SAM protein gives MILDLMRRVGGLAQGATAEVPVCCHRDRELAERWCARTGNTLVRADVDQAGVGTVVVRRGHPPDPASVLGADRLPGVRLWLYTNFHCNLSCDYCCVSSSPTAPRRELGAERIARIVREAANWGVRELFLTGGEPFLLPDIDTIIGSCVDTLPTTVLTNGMVFKGRARQALESLPRDGLVLQISLDSATPELHDSHRGAGTWAKAVAGIRLALSLGFRVRVAATVASPGPGELAAFHDFLDQLGIARPDQLVRPIALEGVASQGVALTRESLVPEVTVTADGVYWHPVAAIDERALVSRTVEPLTPALDTISKLFAEQWAQAAEAAALFPCA, from the coding sequence GTGATCCTGGATCTGATGCGCCGAGTGGGCGGTCTCGCGCAGGGAGCCACCGCCGAGGTTCCCGTCTGCTGCCACCGAGATCGTGAACTCGCCGAACGGTGGTGTGCGCGAACCGGAAACACCCTGGTGCGTGCCGACGTGGACCAGGCCGGCGTCGGCACCGTGGTGGTGCGCCGCGGCCATCCGCCCGATCCGGCAAGCGTTCTGGGCGCCGACCGGTTGCCCGGGGTGCGGCTGTGGCTGTACACCAACTTCCACTGCAACCTGTCCTGCGACTACTGCTGTGTCTCGTCGTCACCGACCGCCCCGCGTCGAGAGCTGGGCGCGGAACGTATCGCCCGAATCGTCCGCGAGGCGGCGAACTGGGGGGTGCGTGAGTTGTTCCTCACCGGCGGTGAGCCGTTCCTGCTGCCCGACATCGACACCATCATCGGAAGCTGTGTCGACACGCTGCCCACCACCGTGCTCACCAACGGCATGGTGTTCAAGGGCCGGGCGCGGCAGGCGCTCGAGTCCCTGCCCCGCGACGGGCTTGTCCTGCAGATCAGCCTGGACTCGGCCACCCCGGAGCTGCACGACTCGCACCGCGGCGCCGGAACGTGGGCCAAGGCCGTCGCCGGAATCCGGTTGGCGCTCTCGCTGGGCTTCCGGGTACGAGTGGCGGCGACGGTTGCCTCCCCGGGACCCGGCGAGCTGGCGGCGTTTCACGACTTCCTCGATCAGCTCGGCATCGCACGCCCGGATCAGCTGGTCCGGCCGATCGCGTTGGAGGGCGTCGCGTCGCAGGGGGTGGCGCTCACCCGGGAGTCGCTGGTTCCGGAGGTGACCGTCACCGCCGACGGCGTGTACTGGCACCCGGTGGCCGCCATCGACGAACGGGCCCTGGTCTCCCGCACCGTCGAGCCACTGACCCCGGCGCTGGACACCATCAGCAAGCTGTTTGCCGAGCAGTGGGCACAAGCCGCGGAAGCCGCCGCGCTGTTTCCGTGCGCGTAG
- a CDS encoding Rv1680 family SBP-like protein, producing MSGDPLIVGAVAYTPNVVPIWEGIRSYFQDTESPDAHMDFVLYSNYGRLVDSLIAGHIDIAWNTNLAYVRTVLQTDGHCTALAQRDTDVGYSTVFVARAGSGLRGPQDIAGKRLALGSADSAHAAILPLYYLRRAGIAESELQLIRFNTDIGKHGDTGRSELDAVDAVLAGEADVAAIGSSTWTGMGAAELMGESLAEVWRTDGYCHCMFTALDTLPADRYQPWLDRLLAMSWDDPEQRKILELEGLRRWVSPHLDGYKPLFEAVREQGIDPRW from the coding sequence ATGTCAGGCGATCCGCTCATCGTCGGGGCAGTCGCATACACACCCAACGTGGTCCCGATTTGGGAAGGCATCCGAAGCTACTTCCAGGACACCGAAAGCCCGGATGCCCACATGGATTTCGTGCTCTACTCGAACTACGGGCGGCTGGTCGACTCGCTGATCGCCGGCCACATCGACATTGCCTGGAACACCAACCTGGCCTATGTGCGCACCGTGCTGCAAACCGACGGGCACTGCACGGCATTGGCTCAACGCGACACCGACGTGGGCTACAGCACCGTGTTCGTCGCACGTGCCGGCAGCGGGTTGCGCGGACCTCAAGACATCGCCGGCAAACGCCTTGCGCTCGGGTCCGCGGACTCCGCGCATGCGGCGATCTTGCCGCTCTACTACCTGCGCCGGGCCGGGATAGCCGAATCCGAGCTGCAGCTCATCCGCTTCAACACCGACATCGGTAAACACGGCGATACGGGTCGCAGCGAGCTCGACGCGGTGGACGCCGTGCTGGCCGGTGAGGCCGACGTGGCGGCGATCGGCAGCTCGACGTGGACGGGTATGGGCGCCGCGGAGCTGATGGGGGAGTCGTTGGCCGAGGTGTGGCGCACCGATGGCTACTGCCACTGCATGTTCACCGCACTGGACACGCTGCCCGCCGACCGCTACCAGCCGTGGCTCGACCGGTTGTTGGCGATGAGCTGGGATGACCCCGAGCAGCGAAAGATCCTGGAACTTGAGGGTTTACGACGGTGGGTGTCTCCCCACCTGGATGGGTATAAGCCGTTGTTCGAGGCTGTGCGGGAGCAGGGCATCGACCCACGATGGTGA
- the fadE16 gene encoding Rv1679 family acyl-CoA dehydrogenase: MAAPEVLQEVVSVAAEHAERVDADCAFPAEAVAALRTSGLLGLVLPSEVGGMGAGPVEFTDVVAQLSAACGSTAMIYLMHVAAAVAVAAAPPPGLPNLLADMASGKQLGTLAFSEKGSRSHFWAPVSTSSVEGDDVAVRADKSWVTSAGFADVYVVSAGSANGAAGDVDLYAVPADTPGLRVSGTFTGMGLRGNASAPMSVDIRIPGSYRLGAVGGGFGIMMETVLPWFNLGNAAVSLGLATAATGAAVKHVGSARLEHLGGSLAELPTIRAQIARMGTALAAQKAYLEVAANSVSSPDDTTLTHVLGVKASVNDAALTITESAMRVCGGAAFSKHLPIERAFRDARAGSVMAPTADALYDFYGRAVTGLPLF, translated from the coding sequence ATGGCCGCACCGGAGGTTTTGCAGGAAGTCGTGTCCGTCGCTGCAGAACACGCCGAGCGGGTCGACGCGGACTGTGCCTTCCCCGCCGAGGCGGTGGCCGCGCTGCGGACATCGGGTCTGCTTGGGCTGGTGCTGCCCTCCGAGGTCGGCGGAATGGGCGCTGGCCCAGTGGAATTCACCGACGTGGTCGCCCAACTCTCGGCCGCGTGCGGATCGACCGCGATGATCTACCTGATGCACGTGGCCGCCGCCGTCGCCGTCGCGGCGGCACCCCCGCCGGGTCTACCGAATCTGTTGGCGGACATGGCCTCCGGGAAACAACTCGGCACGCTGGCGTTCAGCGAGAAGGGCTCCCGCTCACACTTCTGGGCCCCGGTGTCCACGTCATCGGTGGAGGGTGACGACGTCGCTGTGCGGGCCGACAAGAGCTGGGTGACCTCGGCGGGGTTCGCCGACGTCTATGTCGTCTCGGCCGGTTCGGCCAACGGAGCCGCGGGGGACGTTGACCTCTACGCCGTTCCGGCGGACACACCGGGCCTGCGAGTGTCGGGCACCTTCACCGGAATGGGCCTGCGAGGCAATGCCTCCGCGCCGATGTCGGTGGACATCCGCATCCCGGGCTCGTATCGCCTGGGCGCGGTGGGCGGTGGATTCGGCATCATGATGGAGACGGTGCTGCCGTGGTTCAATCTCGGAAACGCAGCCGTCTCACTGGGTCTGGCGACCGCCGCCACCGGTGCCGCGGTCAAACACGTCGGCAGCGCCCGGCTGGAGCATCTCGGTGGCAGCCTGGCCGAGCTGCCGACGATCCGCGCGCAGATCGCCCGGATGGGCACCGCACTGGCCGCACAAAAGGCGTACCTCGAGGTGGCGGCCAACAGCGTGAGCTCGCCCGATGACACCACGTTGACCCACGTGCTGGGCGTCAAGGCGTCGGTCAACGACGCGGCGCTCACCATCACCGAGTCGGCGATGCGAGTGTGCGGCGGGGCGGCGTTCTCCAAGCATCTGCCCATCGAACGCGCCTTCCGGGACGCTCGGGCAGGGTCAGTGATGGCGCCCACCGCAGACGCACTGTACGACTTCTACGGTAGGGCCGTCACCGGGCTGCCGCTGTTCTAG
- a CDS encoding Rv1678 family membrane protein has translation MTTARVRRGTDLLFSPAAPPETGGLIALTGLRLLAGLIWLYNVVWKVPPDFGERSQGGLYHFTHLAIEHPVFKPFSWVIEHAVLPYFTAFGWGVLFAESALAVLLLTGTAVRLAALIGIVQATAIGLSVAESPGEWPWAYAMLLGIHVVLLLAPSTRYAAVDAVRAATTPAAARSMAGRLLGGWGAVLGLIGLVAVLRGAGAGRPAYVGIRPLEFSLGEYNLRGAVLLIAIALAMLAAAKFGWRAVAFVVAAAAVAAAASIYLQVGRTGVWLGGTNTTAAVFVCAAVVSLATGLRIGRVEGA, from the coding sequence ATGACGACGGCCCGAGTTCGACGCGGCACGGATTTGTTGTTCTCGCCCGCGGCGCCGCCGGAAACCGGTGGTCTGATCGCGTTGACCGGTCTTCGGCTGCTGGCCGGGCTGATCTGGCTGTACAACGTGGTCTGGAAGGTACCGCCGGACTTCGGGGAGCGCAGCCAGGGAGGGCTGTACCACTTCACCCATCTGGCGATCGAACATCCGGTGTTCAAACCGTTCAGCTGGGTGATCGAGCATGCCGTGCTGCCGTACTTCACCGCGTTCGGGTGGGGTGTGTTGTTCGCCGAGTCCGCGCTGGCGGTGCTGCTGCTGACGGGGACGGCCGTCCGGCTGGCCGCGTTGATTGGCATCGTTCAGGCGACCGCGATCGGGCTGTCGGTGGCCGAGTCGCCCGGGGAGTGGCCGTGGGCGTACGCGATGCTGCTCGGCATTCATGTCGTCTTACTCTTGGCCCCCTCGACCCGGTACGCCGCCGTCGACGCCGTTCGCGCGGCGACCACGCCAGCGGCCGCCCGGTCGATGGCGGGACGGCTGCTCGGCGGTTGGGGAGCCGTGCTTGGGTTGATCGGCCTTGTCGCGGTACTGCGTGGCGCGGGCGCCGGTCGACCCGCCTACGTTGGGATTCGGCCGTTGGAATTCTCGCTCGGCGAATACAACCTCCGTGGCGCGGTGTTGTTGATCGCGATCGCGCTGGCCATGTTGGCGGCCGCCAAATTCGGTTGGCGCGCGGTCGCCTTCGTCGTCGCGGCGGCCGCGGTGGCCGCCGCGGCCTCCATCTACTTGCAAGTCGGCAGGACCGGGGTGTGGCTCGGCGGGACAAACACCACCGCAGCCGTTTTCGTGTGCGCCGCGGTGGTGAGTCTGGCGACAGGATTGAGGATCGGACGGGTGGAAGGGGCGTGA
- a CDS encoding peroxiredoxin-like family protein: protein MPSRLSSGAAVPSCRLQDINGQAVDVPAATGRTHLQFRRFAACPICHLHLRSFANRHQEVADSGITEVVFFHSPVEALRGYQSLLPFTVIADPDRLLYREFGVETSLRAVTHPRAWWAALRGAAAMLHRNDPERAGVGLGAGTTHLGLPADFLIDPDGTVVAVHYGRHADDQWSVDQLLDIDRSLGRKDTR, encoded by the coding sequence ATGCCTAGTCGATTGTCGAGCGGCGCAGCCGTTCCGAGCTGCCGCCTGCAGGATATCAACGGCCAGGCGGTGGACGTGCCGGCGGCGACGGGAAGGACACACCTGCAGTTTCGGCGGTTCGCGGCCTGTCCGATCTGCCACCTGCATCTGCGCAGTTTCGCCAACCGGCATCAGGAGGTCGCGGACAGCGGAATCACCGAAGTGGTGTTCTTTCACTCGCCGGTCGAAGCGCTGCGCGGCTACCAGTCTTTGCTGCCGTTCACCGTGATCGCCGACCCCGACCGGCTGCTCTATCGCGAGTTCGGAGTTGAGACAAGCCTGCGCGCGGTCACTCATCCGCGGGCATGGTGGGCGGCCTTGCGCGGGGCGGCAGCGATGTTGCATCGCAACGATCCTGAACGGGCGGGCGTCGGACTCGGTGCCGGCACAACGCATCTGGGATTGCCCGCCGACTTCCTCATCGATCCCGACGGAACCGTTGTCGCTGTGCACTACGGACGTCACGCCGATGACCAATGGTCGGTGGATCAACTACTCGACATCGACCGCTCGCTCGGACGTAAGGACACCCGGTGA
- the nrtS gene encoding nitrate/nitrite transporter NrtS, translated as MPRHLHATWSRPSQAAAMFLRGYTVRAASPIALVVGTLLSAVNQGPVIAGGRADMVTWLQVAFNYAVPFVVASLGYLSARRSHGDETGDVGQERSTGGALSAS; from the coding sequence ATGCCTCGACACCTACACGCGACGTGGTCGCGCCCCAGCCAGGCAGCGGCGATGTTCCTGCGCGGCTACACCGTTCGCGCCGCGTCACCGATCGCACTCGTCGTCGGCACGTTGCTCTCAGCGGTCAATCAGGGGCCCGTCATCGCCGGGGGTCGAGCCGACATGGTCACTTGGTTACAGGTGGCTTTCAACTACGCGGTGCCGTTCGTGGTGGCCAGCCTCGGCTACCTGTCCGCCCGACGCAGCCACGGTGACGAGACGGGCGACGTCGGCCAGGAGCGATCGACGGGAGGGGCACTGTCAGCGAGCTGA
- a CDS encoding Crp/Fnr family transcriptional regulator, with amino-acid sequence MSDRPVGPLRHIVQSLTGGESASEAQVRQAAWIARCVGRGASAPLHRDDLSALAETLQAKEFAPGAVVFHADQPADGVWIVRQGQIELALGSGRRRAVVNILHPGDVDGDISLLLEMPMAYTARALTQATCLFLDRLAFERLLATHPAIARRWLSSVAQRVSAGQIRLMGMLGRSLPAQVAQLLLDEAVDSRVELAQRTLAAMLGAQRPSINKILKEFEHDQLISIGYAVIEITDLTGLRVRAQ; translated from the coding sequence ATGTCAGACCGGCCGGTGGGCCCACTCCGGCATATCGTGCAGTCGCTGACCGGCGGCGAGTCGGCTTCCGAGGCGCAGGTCCGACAGGCAGCCTGGATTGCGCGCTGCGTCGGCCGCGGCGCCTCGGCGCCACTGCACCGCGACGACCTGTCGGCGCTGGCGGAGACCTTGCAGGCCAAGGAGTTTGCCCCCGGGGCAGTGGTTTTCCACGCCGATCAGCCCGCGGACGGGGTGTGGATTGTGCGGCAGGGCCAGATCGAGCTCGCACTCGGCTCCGGACGGCGGCGTGCCGTGGTGAATATCCTTCATCCCGGCGATGTGGACGGCGACATCTCGCTGCTGCTGGAGATGCCGATGGCTTACACGGCGCGCGCTTTGACTCAAGCGACGTGCCTGTTCCTGGACCGGCTGGCGTTCGAGCGGCTGCTGGCTACCCACCCGGCTATCGCGCGGCGGTGGCTATCGAGCGTGGCGCAACGGGTGTCGGCGGGGCAGATCAGGCTGATGGGCATGCTGGGCCGCTCGCTGCCCGCGCAGGTGGCGCAGCTCCTGCTCGACGAGGCCGTCGATTCCCGTGTCGAACTGGCCCAGCGCACCCTGGCGGCCATGCTCGGAGCGCAGCGACCGTCGATCAACAAGATCCTCAAGGAGTTCGAGCATGACCAGCTGATCAGTATTGGGTACGCGGTTATCGAGATCACCGACCTCACTGGGCTGCGGGTACGAGCGCAATGA